cttttcttaatgcgggtgaacttgttaggttgccATGGGATTGAGATTTAATAAGTGAATCTAGGccctttctaccaagggattggggtttgagtaaattagtagattgacattgacatattaGTGAAGAGGAAGTGGTTTTATTtgcataagagtgaagtcggtgaaagcatacccccaacaataccattccatTGCATTTCTAATCCTAGCATTTtcaagtgtttgagtgcttaagatcacttttatcatttatgttttatagttactttaattacaaaaaacTCATATAAAAGGGAATACTTTAGCCTAAGTTAGTTAGTTGATTATACAATCGTAAAGTGTTAACCGAGTCTCGTGGGAATCGATATACGGTCTTGCCAGTTTtactacttgaacgatttggtatgtttgccaaagtctcaacaagtttttggtgccaaTTTAACAATCTATTTATTAGTGagagaaaaatatcaaaatgtccattattaataataatatattgatcatatttttttatcatgagaTAAACTTCCTCTTCACTTGATTTTTCTATATGGTTATTATCATTCTCATTAAGATTAATTCTTTTCATGATAATGGTTCTCTTCATAGAACACTGAGCATGACCTTTTTCTAGACACTTAATATACATTTAATGTAACGCTCCTGGTAAGATGTCAACtgtaaaggaaaataaaattttctcaacgcaattttatataaaaatatcgaAATGtccattattaataataatataatgattgTTATTAATAACATATCAACatgtttttgttaatataattagattaattttGTACTGAAATTATTAAGTTTTGAGATACTAGAGAACcaaatgtatattattaaattctTATTGGGAATATTTTATCTAATAGATAAAAGTTCTATCActggtgatttttttttgctaataaagtagaaaatttcggtcatttttttctcaataagAAGAAAGtttcttttcaataataaattttgtaaaacatAAGTGTTTCGTTTGTCATATGATATCACATTGTGTTATTGTATATGTAATTACTTTATTGAcctgtttaaatttattacatCAACCATATGCTATTGttgtaataaaagttataaaaaaaaattgttaaataaaacattttcctttacTTAAATATACACACATAGTTACAAGTTAAGAAAGAGATTGGTTGTTAAGGACCTTTTTTATCATGAGATAAACTTTCTCTTCACTTGATTTTTCTATATGGTTCTATCATTCTCATTAGATTGAGACTCTTCCTCACTATTataaagattaatatttttcatgataATGGTTCTTTCTGTAGAACACTGAACAGCTATATGATCTTTTCCTAAACACTTATTGTACATTTAATGTAACACTCTTTGTAAGATGTCAcctgtaaaagaaaataaaactttctcaacgcaattttatataaaattgttctCTTTGTATACTACaaaattctttattaatttatcaacACGGAAGCAAAAACACAAACTTAAGCAGAAATGGTTTATATGGACAAACCATCTTATAGTTATCAATtcaactataaaaataaaaaaaaatcccaatataaataattactcTCACAAACAAAGGCTTCAACCATTGATAATTACTATCTTCAAACAAGTATACATGAACgcttttaatgattaattagttcaaaaacttaattgtatttattatcataaaaaatataaaagttatgtAGTATGTCTAAACTATCTTATAGGTATAGGATTAAACTCATGGAGTTAATTTGGATGAACTTTTCtgtaaacatttaaaaatatgaaaatctttttaaaataaaattaacttataaataaacCAATTTGTAGAAACTTTCATACTTTCTGTGgcatatttatttcataatatatggAATATTTGAACGCAGTTTTCATGCACAGGGCAAAGCATTCTTCATCTGATACAATTTTTTATCCAAGGAAAACTAAAGGTAGGTGCAAACCATATACCATTATCTGATTAATCATACATGACTCTACCACAACGATCACATGCACTAGAGGCAACTGGAGCAGCTTCTCTTGGCTTCTCCTTCTGCAACTTTGGAACATCAATTTCCAAAACATCAGCCAGGGCCTTAGAACCTTGTTGAATCTCATCCACACTGCAACCATTACATCACTTTTAGTCACATCTTTGCTCTAAACTCCAAATCACATAAATTATCAATGGATATGCTTCACATAACTTACAATAATTCATATGCTTCTCTTGGATTAGGTTGTAAAAAAGTAAGATATATATATCAAAAGCAAGACATTTAGGCTTAAAATTTCTACAGTAAACCAAAATCTATACAGACCAGGAATGATGTTTAGATCATTTGCCCACCCTTAACGAAATCCCAGAGGTAGTGCTCTAACTATTAGTCAAACTATAATGATAACTTGGTATAAAGACATTGTCTATTGTTTTCATAACTTACCTTATGCAAAGTGGTGGAGTAAAGCGGATTATAGTTTCATGTGTAGGCTTGGCAAGGACTGCTctttccttcaatttttcacTAAGCTCATACACCGATGCAGGGAacaagttttttcttttgaactCCACTCCAATGAATAATCCTCTTCCCCGTACCTCCTTCACATAATCTGGGTATTGCTGTTGAATCTCAAGAAGTTGACCCATGAGCTTCTCTCCCATTTGAACAGATCTGTTCAATAGTAATGCATCAATTGCGGATTAACGGTAGAGAGaataaagaatcaaattaataaagcattaaatgaaaCTTGGAAACTTAAGAGTTTGAACACAGCTAGAAAAACATTCAATGATGAGAAATGAAAgccatataaaataatttgatgagCATAAGCTCTGTAACGTGAGGGACTGAGTAGAAAGTTAAAGAGCATCAGATGGAACTATTAATTCCCTACGTTTAAATTTTCTAAGCAAATATGTTTAACATCGGGATCTCCAAAATTTGTTGCATTATATAGTACCTTCAATACCATTCTTTTTCACACGCTCAAGTAACTTGtgattcaaaaaaaaaaattataatgtcatTTTTTTCGTGAAATTTTAAACATGGTCTGAAACTTATTAATGGTGtgaaactagaaaaataaagcTGAAAATACCAATAATGAGCCAGGTTTGAAAAGTTGCGGTTACTTTTTCAGGAAGGGTGATAGGATATGGAGGGTTtatgagaggaaaaagaagagtaTGAGAGGAGATGAGAGGAATTAATGAGACCTAACTGTAATGACAGTTAGGGGGGCGGGAAATGACCTCATATAAATAGAGCTGATGTATCTTTGTAGAGTTAATTTTTGAGTATTCTTTGTATAGACAGGACTCCTATATCCTATCCTGTGGATTGTACAGACTGTTGATAACtaaattcagagtcattctttttgACTTCTGTGTTCTTGTTTGGTGTGTGCGTGTTGAGTTTAGATAGGTTTCATATTCAGAAACCTATCAAAGGGTGAGCAAAATAGGATCTGAAACAAGATTAGTTATTGTAAGAAGTGCAAATATTGAAGATATTGGATGAATATAAGTCCTCAACACAGGATAACCTAAATAGTTATTCAACTTCTAAAACTTACTGGGATTTATATGTAACATTTTCTAAAATGTAcaagaaacatgaaaaaaaaaaaaaaaattctcaataaTATACCCCAAGACAAGAACAATATTGTATTCTACGCAGTTATTCAACTACCAAATCCCAGGACCTAGTATTGACTACTGAAGCTCTTATTCCACATTCTGATAATGCTAgatgaaatgaagaaaacatacatgtgaataatttttattcaagtcTGAATTATAACAAGTATACATTGACAATATATGAGTTTGCAAAGCATTGGATACCTCTCAActagattttcattttttatcacTTCAAGTGAGGCAATTGCAACTGCACTGGCCAACGGATTTCCGCCAAAAGTGCTGTGAAAAATAACAGAGAAAAAGGAAGCTTTAGCATCATTATTTTTagctttcatattttaataaaattgaaatgtatTCCAATACATGAATTTGTTTTCTGAGttaatgaaaagaattaaatacgAAACGGAAAGAAAATTTTCATGAAAGCTCAAggattaaaaactttaaaacataaatagcaATTGAAATTTCCAAAATGTAACTGTGGGCTGCTGAATTAGTTTGTTAACCTAGAGGTTGTGTTCCCCAAGTGAAAATTTTCATGAAAGCTTAAggattaaaaaactttaaaacataaatagcaATTGAAAGTCCTAAAATGTAACTGTGGGCTGCTGAATTAGTTTGCTAACCTAGAGGTTGTGTTCCTCGAGTGTTTTAGTGGGTTACTACTTTTGAGTCAAGCACTTAACACTAGATCAAAAACTAAATTTGGTAGTCAAGGTGCAGCTCTTTCTACTTAAGAACATAACAACCAAAGTACTACACTTTGATTATGACTTGGACCAACTGACTTACACCTAGGACAATTTATGTAACTTGCCAACAATCTCCCTTTCAACAACTATCCTACCGCAAACCGAATTCCTGACTTTGGCTTTGACACCAATTGTTGGATTAAGCACTTACCTCTAAGCCATATAGCTAATAATCAAAGCACAACTCTTTCTATGTAAGAGTTGTAACAATCCAAGTATCTCGATTTGAATGTGACTTGGCTCACCTAGCCTAAGCCACAAGACAATTGATGCACCAGGCAACAACTACTTACACATCTATTAGTTGAGGGCCTTCGTTAGTTAGAGTTACTCAATGAGTCAAGTGGTTAACTATTTACATACATAAATAAACGAGTTAAGAGTAGTAGTCAGCCTTGGAGAGGAAATGTCATGAATAGGAAAGTCCAGGATCTCTTGAATATCCAAGGTCATTGTACAATTCTTTTGTTCTATCAATGTTAAagatatgatttgattatattaaatatagaaatatgattttgattacaTGAAATAGGGAAATATCTTGGTTAATATTTCATTGTTAATTATTGATGTTGTTCCTTATTGTTCTATCtcttctttattataaaataagaatactaaaatgtgtatataaaaacaattataagatATCCTTTCACTATGGTATTAGAGTAGTACCATCCTATGTGACCTATTTTGTTACTAATATGCTATTAGGCCATGACATTTTCTATAAAGGCACTAGCCTCATCTTTTGCTCTCTGATAACCATcacacattgactagagataagacaagtttataatacataagtggatgcaaacctcacattacaagtcgattttgtagggttgagttaggcttaaagtccacttcttaacatagtATCAAAGTCATGAGTTAGAGCCTATTTTAGCGAAATGTGTTGATTGTTGGACCTATCGTACCACTCACCATCGGGCAGCTATTGGACTACCCATTAATATATAGTCTCACATTTGAGATGTATATACTTCGGCATGAAGGGGTGTGTTGGAGATcgacattgactagagataaagcaagtttatagtatataaataagtgaaaacctcaccttacaagctgattttgtgggattgaattaggcttaaaatcAACTTTTCAACATATGCTCCCTAGCACTTTTTCTTCCTAACTGTCATCATTCCTTTCAAACACTCTTGCTCCTTGACAATCATCTAGCCCTTCGAGTAGTTTTAATCTTCCAAAAGTCGTGTGCGCTCTCAAAGCATCTTTACTTTTTAGAAGTCACATACCCTCTAatcatttcttttctctcttacCTCCACTGCTCtcgaagaattttttttctctttgccaAAAATTGTGCCCTCAAGCATAATTTTTCTCTCTGTCAATAGTCATGCCctcaacatttttttctctcaagaAATTGCCATGCTCTTCAACCAGTTTTTGTTCTCCATTAGATGTTAACCTCTAGTAGGATCTAACAATTAAAGTCTCCCTTATCTAGCAATCACTCATTGTCTAACTTGGCCAATTGTTGCCAATTCCTAAGCATGCCATCTTCATTCACATGCACCAAATTGTTGAATAAAGCTTTGCATCATTTACTTTTTCACCAAATTGTTGAATAAAGCTTTGCATCATTTACTTTTTCATCAGCAACAACCAATTGGTAGTGATCCTCTAATTCTTTCAAGGGATTTGCATTCATGACATCTATAACAAGCTTACTTCATGTTATACATGCTCAAACCAGTGTTATCGATATCAGATAATAGAAAAtatcaaaaacccaaaaatcctTGATAAAGTTATAATGGAAACCATATCGGGTTATGGTGGAAAAAATGTGGTCAAAAGAAATATAGTACCACCATAtatagagatattatatttagtttgtttatatttcttatttgtattttggacttagcccatatttcttctattataaataaaggaccctatgtgtatattcaacacaagggagatttctcctaatcttcttcctatttcacatggtatcagagctatggttagagcctatcctagcgatatttgttgggcagattgttccacccactattgggccgttatcggaccacccattaatatctagtctcatgctcgatatgtatatacatcGGCGTGAGGGatgtgtgttggaagtcccacatcgactagagacaaggccaatttataatatataagtggggtgcagacctcaccttacaaaccggttttgtggggttgagttaggcctaaaacccacttttaACAGATACTATGTCTAGAAATGGCAACAGCTGACAACATCTAACGACAGTTGGTGACAGTGGCGACAATCGGCAAACAGGACAGCTGGTAGTGGCTGTTGGTGGCAGTAAGAAATAGGGGCAAAGGAATGTTGAAGAATAAGAGAGGGGTGACTCGAAGGCTTGGACATCGCACAACGAGATGTACCAAATCCTGTGGTTTTTGCAGAAAAAGGGATggtcaacaacaacaaatgaCAACGGATGACAGCAAATAATGGCAGACAACGGTAGTTTTGGTGGAGCAACCCTATGTAAGACAAAGGAAGGGGTAACAACTAAACTGAGGTGACAATGGAGGTTTCAGTTTGGGTGTTTCCATCAATTCTCCATAAAATTACAGTAAGGTGAAGGATATTGATAATTCTCAGGTACAACAATGTGCAGTGGTGCAATTTGTAACAGAGCCATGTGATCTCTCAATATAACTACTGAGACACTATTTCAAGGACAAAAGTACTGTTAAAAATAGAGTACTATAGGAGAATTCATGCATTCACATGTTTCTGTTTGACAGGAGGAATGGAAGCCATTCTTGGACTACATGATGAAATTGGCTTAGCCACCATGCTTCAATCAAGTGAACAGCTTGTAACTATGAGATCCTTGGTGAAGTATTGAAGTGTTTGAAGGTGCGTTCCCCAAGTGTTTGGATACTTATCAATTGGTATCAGAACTCAATGTCTTGAAAAGGGCTATCTGTGGAGGGTTGTGACTGGTAGAGGGGACTCTTATCAACAAGGGAGTTCAGTGAAGTGTTACTAGAGGGAAAGTTGTTTAGACTCTATCAAGATGGTGCTATAATAGGAACTTGCATATTATTGGGTGCCCAAGTCCCACATCAAGTACTATGGGATGTTTGGTGGAGTATTCACATGCTTCCTTCTCCCTCCTTTTAACTAGCCTTTGAGGGTGGCTCCCCGAGTACTTGGATACTAATCACTTTGCTATTGTTAATGGTGTAAAAGAGGATTTTTGGTAAATTGAGCATTACATCAAATATGCTTCATGCAATGGAACCTTGgggaatttcattttttatgcaACTACATACTTTTCACCATGGTTAGTTAGTTACTTAGGGTCAATTAGTGTCATACTAAGTTTGTAAGTGGTGTGACTGCTCACAGAGGGGTTTAGTGTAGTAGTTAGTCAATTGGACAGTTAGTAATACGACTAGAAGAGTCCTGgatttcttaaatataattttttgtctaTGCTGGCACCACAAACATGAACAGAACTAGCACCACCCCCAAAACAAAACTAACTCTATATTATATGATCTCATGTTCCTACACAAGTGAGAGAGTTCAGTCTCTTCACGTGATCTGACTGATAAAGGGGTTTTAAGGATGAAAAGTTGAAAACGGATGTCCAGCATAAACTCGTAAGTTTGACAACTATAGGCAAGAATATACTATACAAAAGGGAGCAAATTACAATGAATCATAAGTTTATAGTAAAATGAACCTTCCATGCTGTCCAGGTTGTATACAGAGCATCACATCTTTGTCTGCAAGAACTGCACTAACTGGTAAAACACCTCCACCCAGTGCTTTACCGAGTACCTAAGTAAAAGGACAGTCATAAAGGGTCATGCATGGtgctattaaaataaaagttttcacTTTGACAGAGGcaaaatatttctcattttctagataaaaaatataaaattgagtgGACAAGCCTTTCAAGTGGAAGGTGGTTGAATGCAGCTAACACAATTTCTCACAAGAAAAGTGCAATGACAATTTCAATTAACAGTTCAACCATATTTATAAAACATGGTAGAACTGATTGTGAGGGTTCTGCAACTAAGAAGGGAGAAGGCACAAGTCTCCAAGGCATGTGTTTATGTTTGATTTCACCACCAATCCCTACAGAAATTATATGCAAAAGTAAGCACAAAGTAAATCTGATTTTGAACTAACCACAACATCTGGGCGAACTTCTTCCCATTCACAAGCCAGCATCTTCCCTGTTCTTCCTAACCCAGATTGTATTTCATCAGCAATCATCAAGATATTATATTTGGAGCAAAGATCTCTAACAGCTTTTAAATAACCATCTGGAGGAATTATTAtctgtaaaacaaaaatatcatacatTAGAATAATGTAGAGAAGTATACTTTGagaataaagaatatataaaacgTCTGAAGAATGTTATAGCCATTCAACAGGATGAGATAGTCAAGGGTACCAGATAAGTTTTCCATAAATTCAAAGAATTTGAACAAGAAATACTAAGTACATGTTTTTCACAACATTACACACGACATATACAGAATAAAACTAGTTGAAAGATTaataaaatgcaaaataaaatattaggttaggttataaaaaacaatctcagaattagaagaaaataatttctcttATTCAGTCTCCTTACATAcaccttatatatatacatacatcgATTGGATAATTTAAGAAACAAACTCAGTCAATTTTAGGACACAAATCCGTGAGATTGCAagattgataataataaaatcaagatACAACCAATATAGAGAATTAAAACCAATAAGAATAAAATCTGAAACTTCCTAAAATATCTCgatagaataaaatcaaaaacatCCTAACATATAACATATCCCAACAAGCGGAAGTTATTATGGACAGtcaaaaagaaagcaaaatcaCTCACCATATAGAAAAATGTCAGTTCACATTGCTTCTTC
This genomic stretch from Vigna radiata var. radiata cultivar VC1973A chromosome 7, Vradiata_ver6, whole genome shotgun sequence harbors:
- the LOC106765524 gene encoding ornithine aminotransferase, mitochondrial; translation: MASTRQVQCLLRKICKGSRSFGVATEVNASSSSSQRIIDKEYEHSAHNYHPLPIVFSQAKGTSVWDPEGNKYLDFLAGYSAVNQGHCHPKILKALQEQAERLTVSSRAFYNDRFPLFAEYVTTMFGYDMVLPMNTGAEGVETAMKLARKWGYEKKRIPNDEAIIVSCCGCFNGRTLGVISMSCDNEATRGFGPLLPGHIKVDFGDAEALERIFKEKGECIAAFFLEPIQGEAGIIIPPDGYLKAVRDLCSKYNILMIADEIQSGLGRTGKMLACEWEEVRPDVVVLGKALGGGVLPVSAVLADKDVMLCIQPGQHGSTFGGNPLASAVAIASLEVIKNENLVERSVQMGEKLMGQLLEIQQQYPDYVKEVRGRGLFIGVEFKRKNLFPASVYELSEKLKERAVLAKPTHETIIRFTPPLCISVDEIQQGSKALADVLEIDVPKLQKEKPREAAPVASSACDRCGRVMYD